In the genome of Streptomyces violaceoruber, the window CTCCTCGGGCGCGGCTCCGACGGCGGCGTGCGACACCAGGGACTCGACGGGGCCGATGCCGTGGGCCTGGAGGGCGGCGACATGGCCGTCGCCGCGGTGCTCGCGCAGGACGGTGGCCGCCTGCCAGAGCACCAGGTGCGGCTCGTCGGGCCAGGGCAGCGCGGCGTTGGCGGCGGCCAGGGGGCGGCCCGCGGTGTCCGCGGCCTCGGCGGCGCGGCGGGCCAGGTCCGCGGCCTCGCGCAGCTCCGGCGAGCCGATCCGCTCACCGAGGAGCTTCCGCAGTGCGCGGTTCACCGCCACTTCCCGGGCCTTCAGGACCCGTTCGGGCGCGGCGGTCCGCCAGGCCGGTGCGGTGCAGCGCTCGACCATCTGCGGGCTGAGGCTGTAGAAGAGCGCGTTCACCAGCCGCGGGCCGACCGGACCGAGCGGCGCGGCGCGGTAGGCGAAGTAGCTCGGCCAGCGCTCGTCAGTGGCGTAGCCGAGGGCCGCGGCCTCCTCGAAGGCCTCTGGCGCGTAGTAGAGCGTGGCATGCACCGGCTCCAGCAACTGCCACATCTGCCGGACCGTGCTCAGGCTGTGCTTCATGTCGCTTCCTCCGCTGTCACTGCCGCGCGCCCCACCGGAACTTGACACCGACCAGATTGCGACGCCGCCACCGTCTTGTCAATGACTAGATATGGGATAGCCTGGGGCCATGGCCGCGACACGCGCTTACCACCACGGAGATCTGCGCCGATCCGTCCTCTCCGCCGCGCTGGAGGTCATCCGGAGCGACGGCGTCGCCGCGATCAGCCTCCGCGACCTCGCCCGCCGCGCCGAGGTCTCCCACGCCGCCCCCGCCCACCACTTCAAGGACAAGGCCGGGCTGCTGACCGCGATCGCCACGGAGGGTTTCGAACTGCTGGCCGCCGCCCTGACCGCGGTGCCGGCCGGCACCACGCACCGGCTGCGCGAAATGGGCGTGCGGTACGTGGAGTTCGCGCTGGACCATCCGGCCCACTTCGACGTGATGTTCCGGCCCCAACTGCTCCACGTCGGCGACCCGGAGCTGATCGCGGCCAGGGAGCGCGCCTCCCGGGCGCTGGCGTCGGGTGTCGAGGACCTCCCCGACATGAGGGCCGGTCTCGATGCCCGGCGGGCCGGACTGACCGCTTGGTCGCTGGCCCACGGTTTCGCCACCCTGCAGCTCGGCGGAAGCCTCCCGCCGCTGGACGACGACCCCGCCGAAGCCTTTCGCGCGCTCGTCGCCGACCGCCTCGTCGTGCGGCTTCCGTGACCGAGCGCCCTCCCGGCGACCGCGACGGGGTGCGGACGGGTGCCCATGCCGGGGTTCGCCTCCACGTACGGGCGGCCGCGCCGGTC includes:
- a CDS encoding SCO6745 family protein, which gives rise to MKHSLSTVRQMWQLLEPVHATLYYAPEAFEEAAALGYATDERWPSYFAYRAAPLGPVGPRLVNALFYSLSPQMVERCTAPAWRTAAPERVLKAREVAVNRALRKLLGERIGSPELREAADLARRAAEAADTAGRPLAAANAALPWPDEPHLVLWQAATVLREHRGDGHVAALQAHGIGPVESLVSHAAVGAAPEEVFRSRQWTDGEWAAARERLAARGLLRPDGGATDEGLRVRTEVEKLTDELAAAPWEALTPGETARLAELLVPPVLDIVGAGLLPSQSTLGIGLKYDYQ
- a CDS encoding TetR/AcrR family transcriptional regulator → MAATRAYHHGDLRRSVLSAALEVIRSDGVAAISLRDLARRAEVSHAAPAHHFKDKAGLLTAIATEGFELLAAALTAVPAGTTHRLREMGVRYVEFALDHPAHFDVMFRPQLLHVGDPELIAARERASRALASGVEDLPDMRAGLDARRAGLTAWSLAHGFATLQLGGSLPPLDDDPAEAFRALVADRLVVRLP